One part of the Gemmatimonas sp. genome encodes these proteins:
- a CDS encoding glycogen/starch synthase: MTSPMKPTPSWGSPLVRAPESGAPTIVHLTAEYSPFARSGGLAEAVMGLANVQVHGGANVVVFLPLYRTVRDFAPDLAPLGRPIAVDLGFRREEVRFFREVNAPKGPKVVFVDIPSAFSRSGLYGEGGRDYADNARRFALYSRAVLDAIPRLIAGPVLVHAHDWHASLALLYMRSYAELRERFAGTPTVLTVHNGGYQGHFPPAALNDCGIPPERFTFRHAEWYGKVNFLKAGLTHADMVVTVSPNHAAELRTADGGFGLHEVFQWLGNRFTGIVNGIDQAVWNPADDDQITAPYSDVDPTDKARCKAALQRSFGLPQRKRTPLFGFTGRMVKQKGLDLILNSHLVWTLDAQFVFLGAGEQRYEQALTALSRARPRHVGVQLDFTDRLEHRLMAGADLFLMPSQYEPCGLTQLRAQRYGALPIGRRVGGIADTVEDDATGFLFDAFEPTAFDRAISRALARFHDPAAWLPRMQTAMRRDFSWQRSAERYAEVYRRATDIARHHA, encoded by the coding sequence ATGACCTCCCCCATGAAGCCCACGCCCAGTTGGGGCTCGCCACTAGTGCGCGCTCCGGAATCGGGTGCGCCCACCATCGTGCACCTCACGGCGGAGTACAGCCCCTTCGCCCGCTCCGGCGGGCTGGCCGAGGCGGTCATGGGACTGGCCAATGTCCAGGTGCACGGCGGCGCGAATGTGGTGGTCTTCCTGCCGCTCTACCGCACGGTGCGCGATTTTGCGCCCGATCTCGCGCCGCTCGGCCGCCCCATTGCCGTCGACCTCGGGTTCCGTCGCGAAGAGGTGCGCTTCTTCCGCGAGGTCAACGCGCCCAAGGGCCCCAAGGTGGTATTCGTCGACATCCCGTCCGCCTTTTCGCGGAGCGGTCTGTATGGCGAAGGGGGGCGTGACTACGCCGACAATGCCCGCCGCTTCGCGCTCTACTCGCGCGCGGTGCTCGACGCCATTCCTCGGCTCATCGCGGGCCCCGTGCTCGTGCACGCGCACGACTGGCACGCCTCACTCGCCCTGCTCTACATGCGCAGCTATGCGGAGTTGCGGGAGCGATTCGCCGGCACGCCCACGGTGCTCACCGTGCACAACGGGGGCTATCAGGGGCACTTCCCCCCGGCCGCCCTCAACGACTGCGGCATTCCCCCGGAGCGGTTCACCTTCCGCCACGCCGAATGGTACGGCAAGGTGAACTTCCTCAAGGCGGGGCTCACGCACGCGGACATGGTGGTGACGGTCAGCCCCAATCACGCCGCCGAACTGCGCACGGCCGACGGTGGCTTCGGCCTGCACGAGGTCTTCCAGTGGCTGGGCAACCGCTTCACCGGCATCGTGAACGGGATCGATCAGGCCGTATGGAATCCGGCAGACGACGACCAGATCACAGCGCCCTACAGCGATGTTGATCCGACGGACAAGGCGCGCTGCAAGGCGGCGCTGCAGCGCAGTTTCGGGCTGCCGCAGCGGAAGCGCACGCCACTCTTCGGCTTCACGGGACGCATGGTCAAGCAGAAGGGACTCGACCTGATTCTCAACTCGCACCTCGTGTGGACCCTGGATGCACAGTTCGTGTTTCTCGGGGCCGGCGAACAGCGATACGAACAGGCGCTCACCGCCCTCTCGCGCGCACGTCCGCGCCACGTGGGGGTGCAACTCGACTTCACCGACCGGCTCGAGCACCGGCTCATGGCCGGCGCCGACCTGTTCCTCATGCCGTCGCAGTACGAACCGTGCGGCCTTACGCAGCTGCGGGCGCAGCGTTACGGCGCGCTCCCCATTGGCCGACGTGTCGGGGGCATTGCCGACACCGTTGAGGATGATGCCACCGGGTTCCTCTTCGACGCGTTCGAGCCGACGGCCTTCGATCGGGCCATCTCGCGGGCACTCGCGCGCTTTCATGATCCGGCCGCGTGGCTACCGCGCATGCAGACGGCCATGCGCCGCGACTTCAGCTGGCAACGCTCGGCCGAGCGTTATGCCGAGGTGTATCGGCGCGCCACCGACATCGCGCGCCATCACGCATGA
- the glgP gene encoding alpha-glucan family phosphorylase: MTLLVDAPQIPFVQAPGTLPGRIAGLAQLAQNLAWSWNRDARSLFKSIDESLWNRTRHNPIRLLQLVQPDRLDALATDPVFCARYDRAMQWLAAERSDEHTWYARTFPELRGKPVAYFCAEFGIHNSVPIYSGGLGVLAGDHLKTASDLGVPLVAVGILYRNGYFDQRIRVDGWQEDSDARIEFDGVPLVPLPGRDGARHLVTVNTFGRDIHIRVWKMQVGRVPVYLLDSDLEVNHPEDRPLLSKLYSGGPAMRLRQEWLLGVGGVRALRALGIAPAAWHANEGHAAFMMVERVRELCAGGLAYRDAVKQVRNASVFTTHTPVPAGHDHFSVDEVRQCANGYWNEMGIDAETFLRIGFHPESGSGVYHMTAASVRLSRRVNAVSRRHGIVTREMSRSLWPTHDAESIPVGHVTNGVHLATWMATPIMTMLDEHLGPAWGHSNDPALWEQVLTLDDETLWYTHSRLKNTLMRLVREEARRAFAARQMETTQLVGAGTLLDPNTLTIGFARRFATYKRANLIFRDVERLRRLVTNAQRPVQIVFAGKAHPADNPGKQVLQNVYQFTRDPQFEGRVAFVEDYGMHLAHLLVQGVDLWMNLPRVPLEASGTSGMKAALNGVPQLSTVDGWWEEGFEGNNGWAIEPEVDDDNGMNTANRLYELLEQEVVPRFYDRDKNELPRRWLTMMKHAIRVGGQQFTARRMVEQYARAYYAPAILGDSLPDDPPLA; the protein is encoded by the coding sequence ATGACACTCCTCGTCGACGCGCCCCAGATTCCGTTCGTGCAGGCCCCGGGCACCCTCCCCGGTCGCATTGCCGGCCTGGCCCAGCTGGCTCAGAACCTCGCCTGGAGCTGGAACCGCGACGCCCGCTCGCTGTTCAAGTCCATCGACGAGTCGCTCTGGAACCGGACCCGCCACAATCCGATCCGGCTGCTGCAGCTGGTCCAGCCCGATCGATTGGACGCACTCGCGACCGACCCGGTGTTTTGCGCCCGCTACGACCGCGCCATGCAGTGGCTGGCGGCCGAGCGGTCGGACGAGCACACATGGTACGCCCGTACATTTCCCGAACTTCGTGGCAAACCGGTCGCGTACTTCTGTGCCGAATTCGGCATCCACAATTCGGTGCCCATCTATTCCGGTGGGTTGGGCGTGCTGGCCGGCGACCACCTCAAGACGGCGTCGGATCTTGGCGTCCCGCTGGTGGCGGTCGGCATTCTCTACCGCAACGGATATTTCGACCAGCGCATCCGGGTGGATGGCTGGCAGGAGGACAGCGACGCGCGCATCGAGTTCGACGGGGTACCGCTGGTGCCGCTTCCCGGGCGCGACGGGGCCCGCCATCTGGTCACCGTCAACACCTTCGGGCGCGACATTCACATTCGCGTGTGGAAGATGCAGGTGGGACGCGTGCCGGTGTACCTGCTCGATTCGGACCTCGAGGTCAATCACCCCGAAGACCGGCCCCTGCTTTCCAAGCTGTATTCCGGCGGGCCGGCGATGCGTCTGCGGCAGGAGTGGCTGCTGGGAGTGGGCGGCGTGCGCGCGCTGCGTGCCCTGGGGATCGCCCCGGCGGCGTGGCATGCCAACGAGGGGCATGCGGCCTTCATGATGGTCGAGCGCGTGCGCGAGCTGTGTGCCGGCGGCCTCGCGTATCGGGACGCGGTGAAGCAGGTCCGCAACGCGAGCGTGTTCACCACCCATACGCCCGTCCCGGCGGGTCACGACCATTTTTCGGTGGACGAAGTGCGGCAGTGCGCCAACGGCTACTGGAACGAGATGGGGATTGATGCCGAGACGTTCCTGCGCATCGGGTTCCACCCCGAATCCGGATCGGGCGTGTACCACATGACCGCCGCCAGCGTCCGTCTTTCGCGCCGGGTCAACGCGGTGTCGCGCCGCCACGGGATCGTCACGCGCGAGATGAGCCGCTCGCTCTGGCCCACTCACGACGCGGAATCGATTCCCGTGGGGCACGTGACCAACGGCGTGCATCTCGCCACGTGGATGGCCACCCCCATCATGACGATGCTCGATGAGCATCTGGGGCCGGCGTGGGGGCACAGCAACGACCCGGCGCTCTGGGAGCAGGTGCTCACCCTCGACGACGAAACGCTCTGGTACACGCACTCGCGCCTCAAGAACACGCTCATGCGCCTGGTGCGGGAGGAGGCGCGTCGGGCCTTTGCGGCGCGTCAGATGGAAACCACGCAGTTGGTGGGGGCCGGCACGTTGCTCGACCCCAACACGCTCACCATTGGCTTTGCGCGGCGCTTCGCCACGTACAAGCGCGCCAACCTGATCTTCCGTGATGTCGAGCGGCTGCGCCGCCTCGTCACGAATGCGCAGCGGCCGGTGCAGATCGTCTTCGCTGGCAAGGCGCATCCAGCCGACAATCCGGGCAAGCAGGTGCTGCAGAACGTGTATCAGTTCACGCGCGATCCGCAGTTCGAGGGGCGCGTGGCGTTCGTGGAGGATTACGGCATGCACCTGGCCCACCTGCTCGTGCAGGGGGTGGACCTGTGGATGAACCTGCCGCGAGTGCCGCTCGAGGCGTCGGGAACCAGCGGCATGAAGGCGGCGCTCAACGGCGTGCCGCAGCTCTCCACCGTCGACGGCTGGTGGGAGGAGGGTTTCGAGGGGAACAACGGCTGGGCCATCGAGCCCGAAGTGGACGACGACAACGGCATGAACACCGCCAATCGCCTCTACGAACTGCTCGAGCAGGAAGTCGTCCCCCGCTTCTACGATCGCGACAAGAACGAACTGCCGCGCCGCTGGCTCACGATGATGAAGCACGCCATTCGTGTGGGCGGACAGCAGTTCACGGCGCGGCGCATGGTGGAGCAGTACGCGCGGGCCTACTACGCCCCCGCCATTCTTGGCGATTCCCTTCCCGACGATCCGCCACTCGCCTGA
- the thrA gene encoding bifunctional aspartate kinase/homoserine dehydrogenase I — MFKFGGASLADAAAVRHAIDLILTPRPSQVVTVVSALAGVTDALLAMAESARAGDFRAADAAVDRLEARHVAVAEGIIPTRRARAVLVEELEDAFAELRTLAHGVASLRELTPRTRDFLVARGEQLSARLVVAGMQARRAKAQYVEAAELIVTDGVFGNAFPDLAATDRRVRDRLAPLLRRRVMPVVPGFVGASPDGALVTLGRGGSDLTATVLGRALKAQRITLWKDVPGLMTTDPRLVPSARIVPQLNVREAAELAYYGAKVLHPRALIPLARIQVPVFVRPFAEPDAPGTEISTRHTLQRYPVKALSIVRGQALVTVTGNGMLGVPGIAARTFAALQQAGISVTLITQASSEHSISLCVPAERGAQARAALEEAFALEVARRELEGVEVKGGMATLAVVGLGMAGSPGIASRMFSSLSGAHVNIVAIAQGSSELNISVVITEKDAEQAARAVHDEFQLDKIGGGGVRHDDRLDVVLLGVGQIGRELLRILPRTRRRVKPTIVGLVDRSGYLFNADGLSAKQLLNAVTLKEQGASLMAIPGAIKATASEAVSQIARHALSRPVLVDLTADQTLPAVRKAITADWDVVLANKKPLSASRVEVEALRALATQHGARILHETTVGAGLPVMDSYAKLVETGDKVLRIEGCTSGTLGFLLTEIGKGRPFSEALRDAMARGYTEPDPRDDLSGMDVARKALILARLIGFTGDLDDVTVESLVPEAFRSMPVARFKATLADQDAAWAARQAAATRQGRVLRYVLRATRTRVQVGLQAVPPSHPLAGLRGTDNQIVFTTMRYREHPLVITGPGAGPAVTAAGVLNDILQLTPA, encoded by the coding sequence GTGTTCAAGTTCGGCGGGGCGTCGCTGGCCGATGCCGCTGCGGTTCGGCACGCCATCGACCTTATCCTGACGCCGCGCCCCTCCCAGGTGGTCACAGTCGTGTCGGCATTGGCCGGGGTAACCGACGCCCTGCTGGCCATGGCCGAATCGGCCCGCGCCGGCGACTTCCGGGCTGCCGACGCCGCGGTGGACCGCCTCGAGGCCCGGCACGTGGCCGTGGCGGAGGGCATCATTCCCACCCGGCGTGCCCGGGCCGTGCTAGTGGAGGAGCTGGAGGACGCCTTTGCGGAGCTGCGGACCCTCGCGCACGGGGTCGCCAGCCTGCGCGAACTCACCCCGCGCACGCGGGACTTTCTCGTGGCGCGGGGGGAACAGCTGTCCGCGCGGCTGGTGGTGGCCGGAATGCAGGCGCGCCGCGCCAAGGCTCAGTACGTCGAGGCGGCGGAGCTCATCGTCACCGACGGCGTCTTCGGCAACGCCTTTCCCGATCTGGCAGCGACCGACCGGCGGGTGCGCGACCGGCTGGCCCCATTGCTGCGCCGGCGCGTGATGCCCGTGGTGCCGGGCTTCGTGGGGGCGAGTCCCGACGGCGCCCTCGTCACGCTGGGGCGCGGTGGCAGCGACCTCACGGCCACCGTACTCGGGCGGGCCCTCAAGGCCCAGCGCATTACGCTCTGGAAGGATGTGCCCGGGCTGATGACCACCGACCCGCGCCTCGTGCCGAGTGCCCGCATCGTGCCGCAGCTGAATGTGCGCGAAGCGGCCGAGCTGGCCTACTACGGCGCCAAGGTGCTGCACCCGCGCGCCCTCATTCCGCTGGCGCGTATTCAGGTGCCGGTATTCGTGCGCCCGTTTGCCGAGCCGGACGCCCCCGGCACGGAAATCAGCACGCGGCACACGCTGCAGCGTTATCCCGTGAAGGCGCTCAGCATCGTGCGCGGCCAGGCGCTGGTCACCGTCACCGGCAACGGCATGCTGGGGGTGCCGGGCATTGCGGCGCGCACCTTCGCGGCGCTCCAGCAGGCGGGCATCAGCGTGACCCTCATTACGCAGGCCAGCTCCGAGCACAGCATCTCGTTGTGCGTGCCGGCGGAACGTGGGGCGCAGGCCCGCGCCGCACTGGAGGAGGCCTTCGCGCTCGAAGTGGCGCGTCGCGAACTGGAGGGGGTGGAGGTGAAGGGCGGGATGGCCACGCTGGCCGTGGTCGGCCTTGGCATGGCAGGCTCACCGGGCATTGCCTCCCGCATGTTCTCGTCGCTCTCCGGCGCCCACGTGAACATCGTGGCCATTGCGCAGGGGTCGAGTGAGCTGAACATCTCCGTCGTCATCACCGAAAAGGACGCTGAACAGGCGGCGCGCGCGGTACACGATGAGTTCCAGCTCGACAAGATCGGCGGCGGCGGCGTACGCCACGACGATCGTCTCGATGTGGTGCTGCTGGGGGTCGGACAGATCGGTCGTGAGCTGCTGCGCATCCTGCCGCGCACCCGCCGTCGCGTGAAGCCCACCATTGTGGGGCTCGTCGATCGCAGCGGGTACCTCTTCAACGCCGATGGCCTCTCGGCCAAGCAGCTGCTCAACGCGGTGACGCTGAAGGAGCAGGGGGCATCGCTCATGGCCATCCCCGGTGCCATCAAGGCCACGGCCTCCGAGGCGGTATCACAGATTGCGCGGCACGCGCTATCGCGTCCCGTGCTGGTGGACCTGACCGCCGATCAGACCTTGCCGGCCGTACGGAAAGCCATCACCGCCGACTGGGACGTGGTGCTGGCCAATAAGAAGCCGCTCTCCGCGTCACGCGTGGAGGTGGAGGCGCTGCGGGCGCTGGCCACCCAGCACGGTGCGCGTATTCTTCACGAAACCACGGTGGGCGCTGGCCTGCCCGTCATGGACAGCTACGCGAAGCTGGTCGAAACCGGCGACAAGGTATTGCGCATCGAAGGGTGCACCAGCGGCACGCTTGGCTTCCTGCTCACGGAGATCGGCAAGGGGCGCCCCTTCAGTGAGGCGCTGCGCGACGCCATGGCGCGCGGCTACACCGAACCCGATCCGCGCGACGACCTGAGCGGCATGGACGTGGCGCGCAAGGCGCTGATCCTCGCGAGGCTCATCGGCTTCACCGGCGATCTGGACGATGTCACCGTGGAGAGCCTCGTGCCCGAGGCCTTCCGCTCCATGCCGGTGGCCCGCTTCAAGGCCACGCTGGCCGATCAGGACGCGGCATGGGCCGCGCGGCAGGCGGCGGCCACCCGGCAGGGGCGCGTGCTGCGCTATGTGCTGCGCGCGACGCGCACCAGAGTGCAGGTGGGGCTGCAGGCGGTCCCGCCGTCGCATCCGCTGGCCGGACTGCGCGGCACCGACAATCAGATCGTGTTTACCACGATGCGCTATCGCGAGCATCCCCTCGTGATCACCGGCCCCGGGGCAGGTCCTGCGGTAACCGCCGCGGGGGTGCTCAACGACATCCTCCAGCTTACCCCGGCCTGA
- a CDS encoding DUF3536 domain-containing protein, producing the protein MSEGAHHLIVHQHLYQPPREDPWLELVPGEPSAAPDHDWNSRINRECYARLGRAEAFRRDPRAVARDADARSGLARVVNLYAWCSFDAGATLCEWLDSEAPDSMQAMIAGDAASVRRWGHGNAIAAPYHHVILPLASPRDRLTEIRWGIRDFRRRFGREPEGMWLPECAADEATLEAVAAEGIAFTILAPYQLHGHQGEGMPVRWRATTGRGASGRSLTIVPYDGSLAGDVAFGGLLRNAYALAERFMPYRGQTLEGPRGTTLATDGETFGHHHKSGDSVLLEALAIVARQSGTRLTNAAALVANHAPIHDVHLVSPSAWSCAHGVERWRSNCGCRLDGGKPPLQQWRGPLRAALEQLAAQMHAVYEHEGAALFADDPWTVRDRYGDAVAADGPLLETFARQVMRAGATDSEVRRGRALLELQRAALRLFTSCAWFFDEVDRIEVRQVLRYAARCLELSGVAARLTPEFVQWLAPATNGRPDAPSAGDVFVREALPHRDPTLCVAAGAMAAASATVSGAPSRVGTFDVQVEAGEPGWHVRTTHRRTGATASFFGTVEGEGPSLIVRLFNAAVPNEAPEEVRPHEFPEPLARAVLTQRTDSDHALLAPL; encoded by the coding sequence ATGAGCGAGGGCGCGCATCACCTCATCGTGCACCAGCACCTCTATCAGCCACCGCGCGAAGATCCCTGGCTGGAGCTGGTGCCGGGCGAACCGTCGGCGGCTCCCGACCACGACTGGAACAGCCGCATCAATCGCGAGTGCTACGCGCGGCTCGGTCGCGCCGAGGCGTTTCGTCGTGATCCGCGCGCCGTGGCCCGTGATGCCGACGCGCGTTCCGGGCTGGCCCGCGTGGTGAATCTCTACGCGTGGTGCTCGTTCGACGCAGGGGCTACGTTGTGCGAATGGCTGGACAGCGAAGCCCCCGACTCCATGCAGGCCATGATCGCCGGCGATGCCGCGAGCGTGCGGCGCTGGGGGCACGGCAATGCCATTGCGGCACCGTATCACCACGTCATCCTGCCCCTCGCGTCACCACGGGATAGGCTCACGGAAATCCGCTGGGGCATTCGCGACTTCCGTCGCCGCTTCGGCCGTGAGCCCGAAGGGATGTGGCTCCCGGAGTGCGCGGCCGATGAGGCCACGCTGGAAGCGGTGGCCGCCGAAGGTATCGCCTTCACGATTCTGGCGCCGTATCAGCTGCACGGTCATCAGGGGGAAGGCATGCCGGTACGCTGGCGCGCCACCACCGGACGCGGCGCCTCCGGGCGTTCACTCACCATTGTGCCGTACGACGGCTCACTGGCCGGTGACGTGGCCTTTGGCGGCCTGCTGCGCAATGCGTATGCGCTCGCGGAACGCTTCATGCCCTATCGCGGCCAGACGCTGGAGGGGCCGCGCGGCACGACGCTCGCCACCGACGGCGAGACGTTCGGACATCATCACAAGTCGGGCGACTCCGTGCTGCTGGAAGCACTGGCAATCGTCGCGCGGCAGTCGGGCACCCGACTCACCAACGCGGCCGCCCTGGTGGCCAACCACGCCCCGATACACGATGTGCATCTCGTCTCCCCGTCGGCGTGGAGCTGCGCGCACGGCGTGGAGCGCTGGCGCAGCAACTGCGGCTGTCGTCTGGACGGCGGCAAGCCGCCGCTGCAGCAGTGGCGCGGCCCCTTACGCGCCGCCCTCGAACAGTTGGCCGCTCAGATGCATGCCGTGTACGAGCACGAGGGCGCCGCGCTGTTCGCGGACGATCCCTGGACCGTGCGCGACCGGTACGGCGATGCGGTGGCCGCCGACGGCCCGCTGCTCGAGACCTTCGCCAGACAGGTCATGCGCGCCGGGGCGACCGACAGCGAAGTGCGACGCGGACGTGCACTGCTGGAACTGCAGCGTGCGGCCCTGCGGCTGTTCACCTCGTGTGCCTGGTTCTTCGACGAGGTGGATCGCATCGAGGTCCGACAGGTCCTGCGCTATGCCGCGCGCTGCCTCGAGCTGAGCGGCGTCGCGGCGCGACTCACCCCGGAGTTCGTGCAGTGGCTGGCACCCGCCACCAACGGCCGTCCCGACGCGCCGAGTGCCGGTGACGTGTTCGTGCGGGAGGCACTCCCGCACCGCGATCCAACGCTGTGCGTGGCCGCCGGAGCCATGGCCGCGGCCAGTGCCACCGTGTCCGGTGCCCCATCGCGTGTGGGAACGTTCGACGTGCAGGTGGAGGCTGGGGAACCGGGGTGGCATGTGCGCACCACGCACCGGCGCACCGGCGCCACCGCGTCCTTTTTCGGCACGGTCGAAGGCGAGGGCCCCTCGCTGATCGTGCGGCTGTTCAACGCTGCCGTACCGAACGAGGCGCCGGAGGAGGTGCGTCCACACGAGTTCCCCGAACCGTTGGCGCGCGCGGTGCTCACACAACGCACCGACAGCGATCACGCCCTGCTGGCGCCGTTGTAG
- a CDS encoding TonB-dependent receptor: MRCAGQLVPVVAMMALAVGLAPATAAAQVRGVVVSRADGAPVASAEVRQVRGNVRHRSDGEGRFAAPSRAGDTLLVRMLGYREQRLVVTPERLVGEWRIALEPLATVLPVFTTTMGQRVIRASESPRSVTVVDRKEIDAVAAVSANQLLRQLPGMQELPAPPSKTSISIRGFDDSRVLVLVDGEPVAGSLVESRDIGRLSTIAAERIEVTKGPSSVEFGSDALGGVINIVQAAPTRTLTVDGVARQGELGREEASLGISNTAGRVGYRVNGGWRQSDRVTGYNAAGSTFNRIFDLRSDVRVALGSQWTARLDVQGSQERQRFPLDASFNGFIDNRGAQGFAEVQGPALGGHLRVRSFQQRFSYQYRQARGLLPIRGSADSVEQQERQQRYLVAYTTVVGRHALDLGVQHSRRTLVAPDKVDGDSARENISEVFARDSWTMGNVLLTAGARYTASTLWGSTANPSVGLAWQATPALRFRSNVARGFRAPGFKEIRYTFFNPAGGYEIVGNPDLRPESSVSGSAGGTWAPSLRWSLDVEAYRNDVKDLVDWSYRGDNAAGFQTYANVNVSRARTQGIETNARMNLLGAEFTVGYDYLRARNLSSGLPLNRRASHTARFRASREFAVLQGLAGDVSVRYTGGAPLVGIPAGAPITGPFSTAPGVIGRQGALLSVDAQWRLRITPTATLSVGGNNLLNQRPALWTPAFDRQLFAGLHIHWAALD, translated from the coding sequence ATGCGGTGTGCGGGTCAGCTGGTGCCAGTCGTGGCGATGATGGCGTTGGCCGTGGGGCTGGCGCCGGCCACCGCTGCTGCACAGGTGCGCGGCGTCGTGGTGTCGCGTGCCGACGGAGCCCCCGTGGCGTCGGCAGAGGTGCGCCAGGTGCGTGGGAACGTGCGGCACCGCAGCGACGGCGAGGGGCGGTTTGCCGCGCCCTCCCGCGCCGGTGATACGCTGCTGGTGCGTATGCTCGGCTACCGTGAACAGCGCCTCGTGGTCACCCCCGAACGGCTGGTGGGTGAATGGCGTATCGCACTCGAACCATTGGCCACGGTGCTGCCGGTCTTCACCACCACCATGGGCCAGCGCGTCATTCGTGCCAGTGAATCACCGCGCAGCGTCACGGTGGTCGACCGCAAGGAAATCGATGCCGTGGCGGCAGTATCGGCGAACCAGCTGCTGCGGCAGTTGCCCGGCATGCAGGAGCTGCCGGCGCCTCCCAGCAAGACAAGCATCTCCATCCGTGGCTTCGATGACTCGCGCGTGCTCGTGCTGGTGGATGGTGAGCCGGTGGCGGGCTCGCTCGTGGAGAGCCGCGACATCGGGCGACTGAGCACCATTGCCGCCGAGCGTATCGAAGTCACGAAGGGGCCCAGCAGTGTGGAATTCGGCAGTGACGCGCTGGGCGGTGTGATCAACATCGTGCAGGCGGCGCCCACGCGCACGCTCACCGTGGACGGTGTGGCGCGGCAGGGGGAACTCGGGCGCGAGGAAGCCTCGCTGGGCATCAGCAACACAGCGGGGCGGGTAGGCTATCGCGTGAATGGCGGCTGGCGGCAGAGCGATCGGGTGACCGGCTACAACGCGGCAGGGTCCACGTTCAACCGCATCTTCGACCTGCGTAGTGACGTGCGCGTGGCGCTCGGGTCGCAGTGGACCGCGCGTCTCGACGTGCAGGGCTCGCAGGAGCGCCAGCGGTTTCCGCTCGATGCCAGCTTCAACGGCTTCATCGACAATCGCGGTGCGCAGGGATTCGCTGAAGTGCAGGGGCCGGCGCTGGGTGGCCACCTGCGCGTACGGTCGTTCCAGCAGCGTTTCAGCTACCAGTACCGTCAGGCCCGCGGGCTGCTGCCCATTCGCGGCTCTGCCGACTCGGTGGAACAGCAGGAGCGGCAGCAACGGTATCTGGTGGCGTATACCACGGTGGTCGGGCGTCATGCCCTCGATCTCGGGGTGCAGCATTCGCGGCGCACGCTGGTCGCTCCCGACAAGGTCGATGGTGACAGCGCGCGGGAGAACATCAGCGAAGTGTTCGCGCGCGATTCGTGGACGATGGGCAACGTGCTGCTCACCGCCGGTGCGCGGTACACCGCGAGCACCTTGTGGGGGAGCACGGCCAATCCGTCGGTGGGGCTGGCGTGGCAGGCGACACCGGCGCTGCGTTTCCGCAGCAATGTGGCGCGTGGTTTCCGGGCCCCCGGTTTCAAGGAGATTCGCTACACCTTCTTCAACCCGGCGGGTGGGTACGAGATCGTGGGCAATCCCGATCTGCGTCCCGAGAGCTCGGTGAGCGGCAGCGCCGGCGGTACGTGGGCCCCGTCGCTGCGCTGGTCGCTGGATGTGGAAGCGTACCGCAACGACGTGAAGGATCTCGTCGACTGGAGCTATCGCGGAGACAACGCCGCCGGCTTCCAGACCTACGCCAACGTGAACGTGTCCCGTGCGCGCACGCAGGGGATCGAGACCAACGCGCGGATGAATCTGCTGGGAGCCGAGTTCACGGTGGGGTACGACTATTTGCGGGCGCGCAACCTCTCCAGCGGGCTCCCCCTCAATCGCCGGGCCAGCCATACGGCGCGCTTCCGTGCGTCGCGGGAATTCGCGGTGCTGCAGGGGCTCGCCGGCGATGTTTCGGTGCGTTACACCGGCGGAGCGCCGCTCGTGGGGATCCCCGCTGGCGCCCCCATTACGGGGCCGTTCTCCACGGCGCCCGGGGTCATCGGGCGCCAGGGCGCACTGCTGTCGGTTGATGCACAATGGCGGTTGCGCATCACCCCCACCGCCACGTTGTCCGTGGGTGGCAACAATCTGCTGAACCAACGGCCGGCGCTGTGGACGCCGGCGTTCGACCGGCAGCTCTTTGCCGGCCTGCACATACACTGGGCGGCACTCGACTGA